Proteins encoded by one window of Verrucomicrobiia bacterium:
- a CDS encoding SufE family protein gives MSFEGITFAARHARLLEAFGSRSDPQERLAWLVDLARSESPMDPALRADPWLVPGCTSRLWLVCREETGRCRFACDSDSVIQKALIGLLCRLYDGLAPEEILEGEPAFLSETAFLRALTDNRRRTLVRARDRIREFARAHLDGRPS, from the coding sequence GTGAGCTTTGAAGGGATCACCTTTGCCGCCCGGCACGCCCGGCTGTTGGAAGCCTTCGGGTCACGGTCCGACCCCCAGGAACGTCTGGCCTGGCTGGTGGACCTCGCCCGCAGCGAATCCCCCATGGATCCCGCCCTGCGTGCCGACCCATGGCTGGTCCCTGGCTGCACCAGCCGGCTCTGGCTGGTATGCCGCGAGGAAACCGGCCGTTGCCGCTTCGCCTGCGACTCGGACTCGGTCATCCAGAAGGCCCTCATCGGACTGCTCTGCCGCCTGTACGACGGATTGGCGCCGGAGGAGATTCTTGAAGGGGAACCCGCCTTCCTTTCGGAAACGGCGTTCCTGCGGGCCCTGACGGACAACCGGCGCCGCACCCTCGTCCGGGCCAGGGACCGCATCCGGGAATTTGCCCGGGCGCACCTCGACGGCCGCCCCTCATGA
- a CDS encoding DUF1343 domain-containing protein, which translates to MRRIPTLPALLAMCLAGACAPRQPVEPPRTGLPAGTGFRSEKLAEIEAAVNEAVGRGALPGAVVWLEREGAVYRGVFGQRALQPEPEAMTEDTLFDAASLTKVMATTPAVMRLVERGEVDLDAPVRRYLPEFDGDGREAITVRHLLTHTSGLRAGIGLRPEWTGYDGGIQRALGERPEWVPEMRSRYSDVNYLLLGELVRRVSGVGLDRFCAEEFYLPLGMAHTGFRPASVLRGRIAPTTKAGESFLRGEVHDPTARRMGGVAGHAGLFTTAADTARFARMLLGGGTVGTVTVLRPETVRLMTTVQTPSSLPAARRGLGWDIDSPYAGPRGDHFPVGSYGHTGWTGTSLWVDPFSRTFVILMSNRNHPTEEGNVLALRRRLGTLAAEAVGDFNFHGVPGALPRQGRETGGAATGGASGRQAGGVRNGIDVLVEGGFAVLRGLKVGLITNHTGTDRERNPTIDLLKSAPGVDLRCLFSPEHGIRGVLDEKVPDGVDERTGLPVHSLYGETRQPRAGQLEGLDALVFDIQDIGCRFYTYISTMGLSMEAAHRSGLKFFVLDRVNPIGSRVEGPVNTEGESTFVAYHPIPLRHGMTVGELARMFAEERGWAGTGMLTVIPVEGWRRDRGYDETGLPWINPSPNMRSLKQAILYPGVGLLESAVSVGRGTDTPFEVVGAPYIDDRRWARELNAAGLPGIRFVPVRFTPKASVFQGQECGGVYLMLNDRDACPVVEVGLTLALTLQRLHPGVFALDRMAHLLRHPPTLEAIRSGRSAAEIRALWAADLGEFHVRRARFQIYE; encoded by the coding sequence ATGCGTAGGATTCCCACCCTGCCTGCCCTGCTGGCGATGTGCCTTGCCGGGGCCTGTGCGCCCAGGCAACCCGTCGAGCCGCCCAGGACCGGACTGCCGGCGGGCACGGGCTTCCGGTCGGAGAAACTGGCCGAGATCGAAGCGGCCGTGAACGAGGCGGTCGGCCGTGGAGCGCTGCCCGGAGCGGTGGTCTGGCTGGAACGGGAGGGCGCGGTGTATCGGGGGGTGTTTGGACAGCGGGCGCTGCAACCCGAGCCGGAAGCAATGACCGAGGACACCCTGTTCGATGCGGCGTCGCTGACCAAGGTGATGGCCACCACCCCGGCGGTGATGCGTTTGGTGGAGCGGGGCGAGGTGGACCTCGATGCGCCCGTGCGTCGATATCTGCCGGAGTTTGATGGGGACGGACGCGAGGCCATCACGGTGCGGCATCTGTTGACCCACACCTCGGGGTTGCGGGCGGGGATCGGGTTGCGTCCCGAGTGGACCGGGTACGACGGAGGCATCCAGAGGGCCCTTGGCGAGCGGCCCGAGTGGGTGCCGGAGATGCGGTCACGGTACAGCGATGTGAACTATCTGCTGTTGGGCGAGCTGGTGCGCCGGGTGAGCGGGGTGGGCCTGGACCGGTTTTGTGCGGAGGAATTCTACCTGCCGCTGGGCATGGCCCACACCGGGTTTCGACCGGCGTCGGTCCTCCGGGGACGGATCGCCCCGACCACCAAGGCGGGCGAGTCGTTCCTGCGCGGGGAGGTGCATGATCCCACGGCGCGGCGGATGGGCGGGGTGGCCGGTCATGCCGGGCTGTTCACCACCGCCGCCGACACCGCCCGCTTCGCCCGGATGCTGTTGGGCGGGGGGACCGTGGGGACGGTGACCGTGCTGCGGCCGGAGACGGTCCGCCTGATGACGACGGTGCAGACGCCATCGTCGCTGCCGGCGGCGCGGCGCGGGCTGGGCTGGGACATCGATTCCCCGTATGCGGGGCCGCGGGGGGATCATTTTCCGGTGGGAAGCTACGGGCACACGGGCTGGACGGGCACCTCGTTGTGGGTGGATCCGTTTTCCCGGACGTTTGTGATCCTGATGTCCAACCGGAACCACCCGACCGAGGAAGGGAACGTCCTCGCGTTGCGGCGCCGGCTGGGGACCCTGGCGGCGGAGGCGGTGGGGGATTTCAATTTCCACGGGGTTCCCGGAGCGCTGCCGCGTCAGGGGCGGGAAACCGGAGGGGCGGCAACCGGCGGGGCATCGGGGCGGCAGGCGGGAGGGGTGCGGAACGGGATCGACGTTCTGGTGGAGGGAGGGTTTGCCGTGTTGCGCGGCCTGAAGGTGGGATTGATCACCAACCACACCGGGACTGATCGCGAACGCAATCCGACCATTGACCTGTTGAAGTCGGCTCCGGGGGTGGATCTGCGCTGTCTGTTCAGTCCGGAGCACGGGATTCGCGGGGTGCTGGATGAGAAGGTCCCGGATGGCGTGGACGAGAGGACGGGATTGCCGGTGCACAGCCTGTACGGGGAGACGCGGCAGCCGCGGGCCGGGCAATTGGAGGGACTGGATGCGCTGGTGTTCGACATCCAGGACATCGGGTGCCGGTTCTACACGTACATATCGACCATGGGCCTCAGCATGGAGGCGGCGCACCGGAGTGGACTGAAATTCTTCGTGTTGGACCGTGTGAATCCGATCGGGTCGCGGGTGGAGGGGCCGGTGAACACCGAAGGCGAATCGACGTTCGTCGCCTATCATCCGATTCCACTGCGGCATGGCATGACGGTGGGGGAACTGGCTCGGATGTTTGCGGAAGAGCGCGGATGGGCGGGGACGGGGATGCTGACCGTGATTCCGGTGGAAGGCTGGCGGCGGGACCGGGGGTACGACGAGACCGGGCTCCCCTGGATCAACCCATCGCCCAATATGCGCAGCCTGAAGCAGGCGATCCTGTATCCCGGGGTCGGACTGTTGGAATCGGCGGTCAGTGTGGGACGGGGAACGGACACGCCGTTCGAGGTGGTGGGAGCGCCCTACATTGACGATCGGCGCTGGGCCCGGGAGTTGAACGCGGCGGGGCTGCCGGGGATCCGGTTCGTGCCGGTCCGGTTCACTCCGAAGGCCAGTGTCTTCCAGGGGCAGGAGTGCGGGGGGGTGTATCTGATGCTCAATGACCGCGATGCGTGTCCGGTGGTCGAGGTGGGATTGACCCTCGCGCTGACCTTGCAGCGGCTGCATCCCGGGGTGTTTGCGCTGGACCGCATGGCCCATTTGCTGCGGCACCCGCCCACCCTCGAGGCCATCCGGTCGGGCCGGTCGGCGGCGGAGATCCGCGCCCTGTGGGCGGCGGACCTTGGGGAGTTCCATGTGCGGCGTGCCCGCTTCCAGATCTACGAGTGA
- a CDS encoding TatD family hydrolase has product MNLCDAHNHLHDERYGGDPGRLVAESREAGVVRMVVNGSHEEDWPAVADLARRFPDVVIPAFGLHPWYVHRRGTGWWDRLRRHLDDCPGATVGEIGLDRWILECPAAARAAVSPELAHWTAACLDEQEAVFDAQLTLAAERGLPASVHCLQAWGRLFDRLRNGPCPSAGFLLHSYGGPADMVVPLARLGAYFGFPGYFLRSRKARQRDAFRSAPPDRLLAETDAPDQRLPDASDPCEPLLQATDRPLVEPIGTDGRLLNHPANLRVVVAGLSRFLGESHTSLAARLDANFQRLFGPARHS; this is encoded by the coding sequence ATGAACCTCTGCGATGCCCACAACCACCTGCACGACGAACGGTATGGCGGGGATCCGGGGCGTCTCGTCGCCGAGTCCCGGGAAGCCGGAGTCGTCCGCATGGTGGTCAACGGTTCCCATGAGGAGGACTGGCCGGCCGTTGCCGACCTGGCCCGACGTTTTCCCGACGTCGTGATCCCGGCCTTCGGCCTTCACCCCTGGTATGTCCACCGGCGCGGCACCGGCTGGTGGGACCGTCTGCGTCGGCACCTCGACGACTGCCCCGGGGCGACGGTAGGGGAAATCGGCCTCGACCGATGGATCCTGGAATGTCCCGCTGCGGCCCGTGCGGCGGTGTCGCCGGAACTGGCCCACTGGACCGCGGCATGCCTCGACGAGCAGGAGGCGGTGTTCGATGCGCAACTCACCCTCGCCGCCGAGCGCGGTCTGCCCGCCAGCGTGCACTGCCTGCAGGCCTGGGGCCGTCTCTTCGACCGGCTTCGAAATGGCCCATGTCCCTCGGCCGGCTTCCTCCTTCACAGTTACGGGGGCCCGGCGGACATGGTGGTGCCCCTGGCCCGTCTCGGGGCGTATTTTGGGTTTCCGGGCTACTTCCTCCGCTCCCGCAAGGCCCGGCAGCGGGACGCCTTCCGATCCGCACCCCCCGATCGGCTCCTGGCCGAAACGGATGCCCCTGACCAGCGCCTGCCGGACGCCTCGGACCCGTGTGAACCGCTCCTGCAAGCGACCGACCGCCCCCTGGTCGAACCGATCGGGACGGATGGACGGCTCCTGAATCACCCCGCCAACCTCCGGGTCGTGGTGGCGGGGTTATCCCGGTTCCTGGGGGAATCCCACACTTCCCTCGCCGCCCGCCTCGACGCCAACTTCCAGCGACTCTTCGGACCCGCCCGTCACTCGTAG
- a CDS encoding HAD-IA family hydrolase has protein sequence MTPAALIFDCDGTLADTMPLHWQAWQAIQRRHNFTFPEDRFYSLGGVPSRDILTMLKSEQHLELNPIAVALEKEETYLEMMVDIQPIHHVVEVARANAGRLPMAVASGGTRRVIELVLNRLGIRDLFQAVVTSEDVTRQKPAPDIFLEAARRLGVEPSRCRAYEDTDLGLQAIRAAGMEAVDVRLATPPAA, from the coding sequence ATGACACCCGCCGCCCTGATTTTCGACTGCGACGGCACTCTGGCAGACACGATGCCGCTGCATTGGCAGGCATGGCAGGCCATCCAGCGCCGCCACAATTTCACGTTCCCCGAGGATCGCTTCTACTCGCTCGGAGGGGTGCCGTCCCGGGATATCCTGACCATGCTCAAGTCCGAGCAGCACCTGGAACTGAACCCGATCGCCGTCGCCCTGGAGAAGGAGGAGACCTATCTGGAGATGATGGTGGACATCCAGCCGATCCATCACGTGGTCGAGGTGGCTCGTGCCAACGCCGGCCGCCTGCCCATGGCGGTGGCCTCCGGCGGTACCCGCCGGGTGATCGAACTCGTCCTGAACCGGCTGGGCATCCGCGATCTGTTTCAGGCGGTGGTCACCAGCGAGGACGTCACCCGCCAGAAGCCCGCCCCGGACATTTTCCTCGAAGCGGCCCGCCGTCTGGGCGTGGAGCCATCCCGGTGCCGGGCCTATGAGGATACCGATCTCGGTCTCCAGGCCATCCGCGCCGCCGGCATGGAAGCGGTCGATGTCCGCCTGGCAACGCCCCCGGCGGCGTGA
- a CDS encoding type II secretion system protein, whose translation MTLPVSRREPALAFTLIELLVVIGIIAILASMLLPSLAKAKDRAQAIKCANHLRQMGIIWTLYADDHDDRLVSNGRGDGAAVPTWVGGSFEGELRDNTNTFLLTDPRRSLFGSYLKSYEIYRCPSDRSTVVVGGKRLRVVRSYGLNAFAGWQPYNRSDQLERYRENPTPGYRAYRKSVDLTAPGPSQTFTFGEIHADSICRPFFGVAMGKNTFYHVPGAHHERSAVFGFADGHVERPRWHDRRTYRPAGNIDWHGHSYASPNNRDLRWIQERSSARL comes from the coding sequence GTGACCCTCCCCGTCTCAAGGCGCGAGCCCGCCCTGGCGTTCACCCTGATCGAGTTGCTGGTGGTCATCGGCATCATCGCCATCCTTGCAAGCATGCTGCTGCCGTCGCTGGCGAAGGCGAAGGACCGGGCGCAGGCGATCAAGTGTGCCAACCACCTCAGGCAGATGGGCATCATCTGGACGCTGTATGCGGATGACCACGACGACCGTCTGGTGTCGAACGGGCGCGGCGACGGGGCGGCGGTGCCAACCTGGGTGGGTGGGAGTTTCGAAGGGGAACTTCGCGACAACACCAACACGTTCCTGCTGACCGATCCGCGGCGATCGCTCTTCGGCTCGTACCTCAAGAGTTACGAGATCTACCGGTGTCCGTCGGACCGCAGCACGGTGGTGGTGGGCGGGAAGCGTCTCCGGGTGGTGCGCAGTTACGGGCTGAACGCCTTCGCCGGGTGGCAGCCGTACAATCGTTCGGACCAGCTCGAACGGTACCGAGAAAACCCGACACCCGGTTACCGGGCGTACCGGAAGTCGGTGGATCTGACGGCGCCGGGTCCGTCGCAGACCTTCACCTTCGGGGAGATCCATGCGGACAGCATCTGCCGGCCGTTCTTCGGGGTGGCGATGGGGAAGAACACCTTTTATCACGTGCCCGGGGCGCACCACGAACGGAGCGCGGTGTTCGGGTTCGCCGATGGGCACGTTGAACGGCCCCGTTGGCACGATCGGAGGACGTACCGGCCCGCCGGGAACATCGACTGGCACGGGCACAGCTACGCATCCCCCAACAACCGGGATCTGAGATGGATCCAGGAACGGTCCTCGGCGCGATTGTGA
- the prfA gene encoding peptide chain release factor 1 — translation MDLAPHIERFGRRLAEVEAALSAPDAYAQPQRAQELSREHSRLKELVARGAEYLRSGRELQSNLDILASEPPGSELGQLAEEEIRRLEPVVTRLTQEVQRGLLPPDPTDSRNTIIEIRAGAGGAESALFAADLCRMYARYAEDRGWRVETLDSSPSDLGGLKEVIFSVTGEEAFRRLKFESGVHRVQRVPATEAQGRIHTSTATVAVLPEAEEVDVEIKPEDLDISVCRASGHGGQGVNTTDSAVRIVHKPTGLEVRCQDGRSQLKNKAKALQVLRSRLLERKIAEEKAKYDAQRSRQVGTGERSEKIRTYNFPQNRVTDHRIELTVYNLAQVIDGAIDDLIEPLLAHDLKDRLAELARS, via the coding sequence GTGGATCTCGCCCCCCACATCGAGCGGTTCGGACGGCGCCTGGCCGAGGTCGAGGCGGCACTCAGTGCTCCCGACGCCTATGCCCAGCCGCAGCGTGCCCAGGAGTTGTCGCGGGAGCATTCGCGGCTCAAGGAGCTGGTCGCCCGTGGCGCCGAGTACCTGCGATCCGGTCGGGAACTCCAATCCAACCTTGATATCCTGGCGTCCGAGCCGCCGGGCTCTGAACTGGGACAACTGGCGGAAGAGGAGATCCGCCGTCTCGAACCCGTCGTGACCCGGCTGACCCAGGAGGTCCAGCGAGGCCTGCTTCCGCCGGACCCGACCGATTCCCGCAACACGATCATCGAGATTCGTGCCGGGGCGGGTGGGGCGGAATCGGCCCTTTTTGCGGCCGACCTCTGTCGCATGTACGCGCGCTACGCCGAGGATCGCGGATGGAGGGTGGAGACCCTGGATTCGAGTCCATCGGATCTGGGAGGCCTCAAGGAGGTGATCTTCAGCGTGACGGGGGAGGAGGCCTTTCGCCGGCTGAAGTTCGAGAGCGGGGTACACCGCGTGCAGCGGGTTCCCGCCACCGAGGCCCAGGGCCGCATCCACACGAGCACGGCCACCGTGGCCGTGCTCCCGGAAGCCGAGGAGGTGGACGTCGAGATCAAGCCGGAGGACCTCGACATCAGTGTCTGCCGAGCGTCCGGACACGGGGGGCAGGGGGTCAACACCACGGACTCCGCGGTGCGGATTGTCCACAAGCCCACCGGACTCGAGGTGCGCTGCCAGGACGGCCGGTCCCAGCTCAAGAACAAGGCCAAGGCCCTTCAGGTCCTCCGGTCGCGACTCCTGGAACGGAAGATCGCCGAGGAGAAGGCCAAGTACGATGCCCAGCGCAGCCGCCAGGTCGGGACCGGGGAACGCAGCGAGAAAATTCGGACCTACAATTTCCCCCAGAACCGCGTGACCGATCATCGGATCGAACTGACCGTGTACAATCTCGCCCAGGTCATCGATGGGGCGATTGACGACCTGATCGAACCGCTGCTGGCGCACGATCTGAAGGATCGCCTGGCTGAACTGGCCCGTTCCTGA
- a CDS encoding LL-diaminopimelate aminotransferase — MIRLNHHYQKLKAGYLFPEIGRRVKDFIEQHPEAAGRLIRCGIGDVTEPLPPTVIEALHAAVEDMGRRETFRGYGPEQGYEWLRAAIAQHDFRDRGLDIADDEIFVSDGSKCDCGNILDVLGAGNRLAISDPVYPVYVDTNVMAGHTGEANPEGSYAGIAYLPCTPENGFFPEPPREPVDLIYLCSPNNPTGAAATRQQLEAWVEYARTHRSLLLYDAAYEAYVTDPSLPRSIFEVPGARECAIEFRSFSKSGGFTGVRCAFTVVPKTLLAATPGGEALPLHPLWLRRTTTKFNGVSYIVQRAAEALYTPEGRSQVRLLIEHYLGNARILRAAAVSAGLEVFGGVNAPYIWVRTPSGVTSWQAFDRILNEAHVVITPGSGFGSRGEGYFRISAFNSRANAEEVASRLKALRW, encoded by the coding sequence ATGATTCGACTGAATCACCACTATCAAAAGTTGAAGGCCGGGTACCTGTTCCCGGAGATCGGCCGCCGGGTGAAGGACTTCATCGAGCAGCACCCCGAGGCGGCAGGGCGGCTGATTCGCTGCGGCATCGGAGACGTAACAGAACCCCTTCCGCCCACGGTCATTGAGGCCTTGCACGCGGCCGTGGAGGACATGGGAAGGAGGGAGACGTTTCGCGGCTACGGTCCGGAGCAGGGCTACGAGTGGCTCCGAGCCGCCATCGCCCAGCACGACTTCAGGGACCGGGGCCTGGACATCGCCGACGATGAGATCTTTGTCAGCGACGGGTCGAAGTGCGACTGCGGCAACATCCTTGATGTTCTTGGGGCGGGCAACCGGCTGGCCATCAGCGACCCGGTGTACCCCGTGTACGTCGATACCAACGTCATGGCAGGGCACACCGGAGAGGCCAATCCGGAGGGATCCTACGCCGGAATCGCCTACCTGCCCTGCACGCCGGAGAACGGATTTTTTCCCGAACCGCCCCGGGAGCCCGTGGACCTGATATACCTGTGTTCTCCCAACAATCCCACTGGGGCAGCCGCAACCCGCCAACAGCTTGAAGCCTGGGTGGAGTATGCCCGGACCCATCGGTCGTTGCTGCTGTACGACGCCGCCTACGAGGCTTATGTGACCGACCCGTCGCTGCCGCGATCGATTTTCGAGGTCCCGGGGGCCCGGGAATGTGCCATCGAGTTCCGGAGCTTTTCGAAGAGCGGGGGGTTCACCGGGGTTCGCTGCGCCTTCACCGTAGTGCCCAAGACACTGCTGGCGGCGACCCCAGGGGGCGAAGCGCTGCCGTTGCATCCTCTGTGGCTGAGGCGCACGACGACGAAGTTCAACGGCGTCTCGTACATCGTCCAACGGGCAGCCGAAGCGCTGTACACCCCGGAGGGCCGGTCCCAAGTCAGGCTCCTCATCGAGCACTATCTTGGCAACGCCAGGATTCTCCGGGCGGCTGCGGTAAGCGCGGGCCTGGAGGTCTTCGGCGGAGTGAACGCACCCTACATCTGGGTCCGGACGCCTTCGGGCGTGACGAGCTGGCAGGCGTTCGACCGGATCCTGAACGAGGCCCATGTGGTGATTACGCCGGGCAGCGGGTTTGGTTCGCGCGGGGAGGGATACTTCCGCATCAGTGCCTTCAACAGCCGGGCGAACGCCGAAGAGGTGGCAAGCCGGCTAAAGGCGCTGCGGTGGTGA
- the hisF gene encoding imidazole glycerol phosphate synthase subunit HisF produces the protein MLTKRIIPCLDVHAGQVTRGQQFGRAEEGGLRNVGDPVELALRYNAQGADELVFYDITASAHGRATLISVIERVADQCFMPLTVGGGIRSVDDMWTLLRAGADKVSINSSALQNPELIRQGALKFGSQCIVVSIDARRTTPDRWEVFLKGGREPAGLEAVAWATRACELGAGEIVLNSIDGDGMKSGYDLEITRRVCEAVPVPVVASGGAGRPEHMAEVLLATGASAALAAGIFHSGQCTVAQVKAHCASRGLPMRLRHPTPAA, from the coding sequence ATGCTCACCAAACGCATCATCCCCTGCCTCGATGTCCACGCCGGCCAGGTCACCCGCGGCCAGCAATTCGGCCGGGCCGAGGAGGGCGGGCTCCGCAATGTCGGCGATCCCGTGGAACTCGCCCTGCGCTACAACGCCCAGGGCGCCGATGAACTGGTCTTCTACGACATCACCGCCAGCGCCCACGGACGCGCCACGCTGATCTCGGTGATCGAACGCGTCGCCGACCAGTGCTTCATGCCCCTCACCGTCGGCGGTGGCATCCGCTCCGTGGACGACATGTGGACCCTCCTCCGCGCGGGAGCCGACAAGGTCAGCATCAATTCCTCCGCCCTCCAGAACCCGGAGTTGATCCGCCAGGGTGCCCTCAAGTTCGGCAGCCAGTGCATCGTCGTCTCCATCGACGCCCGGCGCACAACCCCGGATCGCTGGGAGGTCTTCCTCAAAGGCGGTCGCGAACCCGCCGGACTCGAAGCCGTCGCCTGGGCCACCCGCGCCTGCGAACTCGGCGCGGGCGAGATCGTCCTCAACAGCATCGATGGCGACGGCATGAAATCCGGCTACGACCTCGAAATCACCCGGCGCGTCTGCGAAGCGGTTCCCGTCCCCGTGGTGGCCAGCGGCGGGGCCGGCCGCCCGGAACACATGGCCGAAGTCCTCCTCGCCACCGGCGCCAGCGCGGCCCTCGCCGCCGGCATCTTCCACAGCGGCCAGTGCACCGTGGCGCAGGTCAAGGCCCACTGCGCCTCCCGCGGCCTCCCCATGCGACTCCGGCACCCGACGCCAGCGGCCTGA
- the rpmE gene encoding 50S ribosomal protein L31 — protein MKAEIHPRYEAVDIRCACGNVITTRSTRKGPIIIGICNACHPFYTGTQKFVDTAGRVDKFQQRLAKTQAAQAALAEAANKKKRR, from the coding sequence ATGAAGGCAGAAATTCATCCGCGGTACGAGGCAGTCGATATCCGCTGCGCCTGCGGCAACGTGATCACGACCCGGTCCACCAGGAAGGGTCCCATCATCATCGGCATCTGCAATGCCTGCCATCCGTTCTACACGGGGACGCAGAAGTTCGTGGATACCGCAGGGCGCGTGGACAAGTTCCAGCAGCGTCTGGCCAAGACCCAGGCGGCCCAGGCGGCCTTGGCCGAGGCGGCCAACAAGAAGAAGCGGCGGTAA